A single Campylobacter ureolyticus ACS-301-V-Sch3b DNA region contains:
- the mog gene encoding molybdopterin adenylyltransferase — MIRVGILTLSDRASKGEYKDISGNAIKEILQEWITNEIEFFYEVIPDDFELIKSNLIKFCDKLNCDLIFTTGGTGPALRDVTPEATEAICDKILPGFGELMRMESLKFVPTAILSRQTAGVRNRSFILNLPGQPKAIKECLEPVFPAIPYCVDLIGGNYIKTDESKMKVFRPKSAIKK; from the coding sequence ATGATAAGAGTAGGAATTTTAACTCTTAGTGATAGAGCTAGCAAAGGCGAATATAAAGATATCTCAGGAAATGCCATAAAAGAAATTTTACAAGAGTGGATAACTAATGAGATTGAGTTTTTTTATGAAGTCATACCTGATGATTTTGAGTTGATAAAATCAAATTTGATTAAATTTTGTGATAAGTTAAATTGTGATTTAATTTTTACAACAGGTGGCACTGGTCCAGCCTTAAGAGATGTTACACCTGAGGCAACAGAAGCGATTTGTGATAAAATACTGCCTGGTTTTGGAGAATTAATGAGAATGGAAAGTTTAAAATTTGTCCCAACAGCAATACTTTCAAGACAAACAGCAGGAGTAAGAAACAGAAGTTTTATTTTAAATCTTCCAGGTCAGCCAAAGGCGATAAAAGAGTGCTTAGAGCCTGTTTTTCCTGCTATTCCATACTGCGTTGATTTAATAGGTGGAAATTATATAAAAACAGATGAGTCAAAAATGAAAGTTTTTCGACCAAAAAGTGCAATTAAAAAATAA